A stretch of the Odontesthes bonariensis isolate fOdoBon6 chromosome 5, fOdoBon6.hap1, whole genome shotgun sequence genome encodes the following:
- the ttc24 gene encoding tetratricopeptide repeat protein 24, which produces MASDEPPPGDEEVRRRRSKRKMQRRTMDIEELTAAGHEALQERRPQDAVSCFKEALKTAAQLQDSRVLRACSFNLGAAYVEVGRPQKGVDFLQRAQPGPKADRLPDLQFNLAVAHNALGQSREAAAYFLQAAQLYRSQGDGGNEGDACMEMGRCHSRTQNWSLAVQGFLRAAESYRVSSMLDSAAIALKEAGSHMIQSDQFSQDDVSSVLDDCLSLTDSITDLRTQGELYLSVGVFYCRLRCFQDGVQCFQRALGPAAQWPHLQAKVLHNLGAALNSVGQFRPAVHYHRLAVGMYGSLGCRGDQAQCFSNLAYARSELGEEDEAAESFILALQGFRDTEDHMAQVQVCESLAECYLRQRKQQKAVQLYKEALSALAHCEEGGGVQDRLVERLTAALQQKLTVSLQVRPQMPRPLSPPVRQALRKSDITQTPPPRRKSDITQSPAAAANQQPKEQSGEEPGERWLDRGNPQTDSAASLAQEARRTCPGDRTEAALPRSRWRSRLCLLM; this is translated from the exons ATGGCGTCTGatgagcctccaccaggtgatgaagaggtgaggaggaggaggagtaagAGGAAGATGCAGAGGAGGACGATGGACATCGAGGAGTTAACAGCCGCTGGTCACGAAGCTCTGCAGGAGCGCCGGCCGCAGGACGCCGTCAGCTGCTTCAAAGAGGCTCTGAAGACTGCAGCACAg CTGCAGGACTCCCGGGTCCTCCGGGCCTGCTCCTTTAACCTGGGAGCTGCCTACGTGGAGGTGGGCCGACCTCAGAAAGGTGTGGACTTCCTCCAGCGGGCTCAGCCCGGTCCAAAGGCAGACCGTCTTCCCGACCTCCAGTTTAATCTGGCCGTGGCCCACAATGCACTGGGCCAGAGCCGAGAGGCCGCCGCCTACTTCCTGCAGGCCGCTCAGCTGTACAGGTCGCAGGGAGACGGAGGAAACGAGGGCGACGCCTGCATGGAGATGGGCCGCTGCCACAGCAGAACCCAG AACTGGTCTCTGGCGGTTCAGGGTTTCCTGCGAGCGGCAGAAAGTTACAGAGTTTCTTCCATGTTGGATTCTGCAGCCATCGCCCTGAAAGAGGCAGGAAGTCACATGATCCAATCAGATCAGTTCAGCCAGGATGACGTCAGCAGCGTGCTGGACGATTGTCTGAGTTTGACAGACAGCATCACTGACCTCAGAACTCAGG GTGAACTGTACCTGTCGGTGGGCGTGTTTTACTGCCGGCTCAGGTGTTTCCAGGATGGGGTGCAATGTTTCCAGCGGGCCCTGGGCCCCGCAGCTCAGTGGCCCCACCTCCAGGCCAAAGTGCTGCACAACCTGGGAGCTGCCCTGAACTCTGTGGGCCAGTTCAGACCTGCTGTGCACTACCACAGGCTCGCTGTGGGGATGTACG GCTCCCTGGGTTGCCGTGGTGACCAGGCTCAATGTTTCAGTAACCTGGCGTATGCTCGCAGTGAGCTGGGTGAAGAAGATGAGGCAGCGGAGAGCTTCATCCTGGCTCTGCAGGGGTTTAGGGACACAG AGGATCACATGGCTCAGGTGCAGGTGTGTGAGTCCTTGGCGGAGTGTTACCTTAGGCAAAGGAAGCAGCAGAAAGCTGTTCAGCTCTACAAAGAGGCTCTGAGCGCCCTGGCTCACTGTGAG GAAGGTGGAGGTGTTCAGGATCGACTGGTGGAGCGACTCACTGCGGCCCTGCAGCAGAAGCTGACCGTCAGTCTGCAGGTCAGACCACAG ATGCCCCGCCCCCTCAGCCCACCTGTGAGGCAGGCTCTCAG AAAGAGTGACATCACACAGACTCCGCCCCCTCGCAGAAAGAGTGACATCACACAGAGTCCAGCTGCTGCAGCCAATCAGCAACCAAAGGAGCAGAGTGGGGAGGAGCCAG